A genomic stretch from Vanrija pseudolonga chromosome 6, complete sequence includes:
- the hxpA_1 gene encoding Hexitol phosphatase A: MSVFTKEAFQMSAMPTPASSAPTSNAPSRRGSFAHSATPHIVEINVESVLFDMDGTLINSSPAVVKAWELMAESYPLDLEDILHSAHGMRTIDALRKWCNIPEDKLPAEVVRFETAILTNAEEIGARTGKSGIEVLPGVERLLNDLSAANDQRNGEEKWAICTSSTYFYAGKAIPIAGLTTPKVFVTADDVKRGKPFPDPYLLGAEGCNASPFESLVVEDAPTGIRAGKAAGCRVLATCTSHSAADLEKERPDFLVEDLSHVKASWDAASQTFKLVIEQPVGRQEPRATPDSTPLVTPAGSRAASFSGDRQHIAAGIKPTGELTGNDSVVGSPVPSRPGSPHPNDKERTASQGAAASVTLDAFKRALAGNALRNGELSAAE, translated from the coding sequence ATGTCCGTGTTCACCAAGGAGGCCTTCCAGATGTCGGCGATGCCGACCCCCGCTTCGTCGGCGCCTACGTCCAACGCGCCttcgcgccgcggctcgttTGCGCACTCCGCCACGCCGCACATTGTCGAGATCAACGTCGAGTCGGTCCTCTTCGACATGGACGGCACGCTCATCAACTCgtcccccgccgtcgtcaaggccTGGGAGCTCATGGCCGAGTCGTaccccctcgacctcgaggacatcCTCCACTCGGCCCACGGCATGCGCACCATCGACGCCCTCCGCAAGTGGTGCAACATCCCCGAGGACAAGCtgcccgccgaggtcgtccgCTTCGAGACCGCCATCCTCACCAACGCCGAGGAGATTGGCGCCCGCACCGGCAAGTCGGGCATCGAGGTCCTCCccggcgttgagcgcctcCTCAACGACCTCTCGGCCGCCAACGACCAGCGcaacggcgaggagaagTGGGCCATCTGTACCTCGTCCACCTACTTCTACGCCGGCAAGGCCATCCCCATCGCCGGCCTGACCACCCCCAAGGTGTTtgtcaccgccgacgacgtcaagcgCGGCAAGCCCTTCCCCGACCCgtacctcctcggcgcggagggctGCAACGCCTCGCCGTTCGAGTCGCTCGTTGTCGAGGACGCACCCACCGGTATCCGCGCAGGCAAGGCTGCCGGCTgccgcgtgctcgcgacgtGCACTAGCCACtcggccgccgacctcgagaaggagcgccCCGacttcctcgtcgaggacctcTCGCACGTCAAGGCGAGCTGGGACGCCGCGAGTCAGACCTTCAAGCTGGTGATTGAGCAGCCTGTTGGCCGCCAGGAGCCCCGCGCGACGCCCGACTCGACCCCGCTCGTCACCcccgccggctcgcgcgccgcctcgttcTCGGGCGACCGCCAGCacatcgccgccggcatcaaGCCCACCGGCGAGCTTACGGGCAACgacagcgtcgtcggcagcccGGTCCCTTCGCGCCCTGGATCCCCCCACCCCAACGACAAGGAGCGCACCGCGTCCCagggcgccgcggccagcgtcaccctcgacgcgttcaagcgcgcgctggcgggcaaCGCCCTCCGCAACGGCGAGCTGTCTGCCGCCGAGTAG
- the gpd2 gene encoding Glycerol-3-phosphate dehydrogenase [NAD(+)] 2, giving the protein MSAAASTVSTAPSSPRQYPMFDDLHIASGATTPERRLSLGDLPPSPLPSGKHRIAVIGSGSWGTALAKIAAENAARHADMFEPTVNMWVREKQVNGKKLTEVINKTHTNQRYLPDVSLPANLIAVPRLPDVVRNATLIVFVTPHQFLPTVISDLKRAGAIHPQARAVSAIKGVEVEGSEIKTFASVIERDLSIPCSALSGANIALEVALEQFCETTIGCPSAADSALWHAVFDAHSFRVTCVEDVNGVSLGGALKNVVALAAGFVDGLRLGGNTKAAILRIGLKEMTEFCLEFFEGAQRNTFSNESAGVADLITTCYGGRNRKCAEEFVKSGASFDDIERRLLNGQKLQGTATAEEVHAFLKAHGRVAAYPLFERVYQIAFNGMPPAQLVKGL; this is encoded by the exons atgtccgccgccgcctcgaccgtctccactgccccctcctccccgcgccaGTACCCAATGTTTGACGACCTGCACATTGCGTCGGGCGCGACCACGCCTG AGCGCCGCCTgtccctcggcgacctccccccctcgcccctgCCGTCCGGCAAGCACCGCATCGCCGTcatcggctcgggctcgtggggtaccgcgctcgccaagatTGCCGCCGAGAACGCtgcgcgccacgccgacaTGTTCGAGCCGACCGTCAACATGTGGGTCCGGGAGAAGCAG GTCAACGGCAAGAAGCTCACCGAGGTGATCAACAAGACACACACGAACCAGCGCTACCTCCCCGACGTGTCCCTCCCCGCCAACCTCATTGCGGTCCCCCGCCTGCCCGACGTCGTCCGCAACGCGACGCTCATCGTCTTCGTGACGCCGCACCAGTTCCTCCCGACGGTCATTTCCGACCTGAAGCGCGCGGGTGCCATCCACCcccaggcgcgcgccgtgagCGCCatcaagggcgtcgaggtggaAGGCAGCGAGATCAAGACGTTTGCGAGCGTTATCGAGCGGGACCTGTCCATTCCCTGCTCGGCCCTCTCGGGCGCCAAcatcgcgctcgaggtcgcgctcgagcagtTCTGCGAGACGACCATTGGCTGCCCCTCTGCGGCCGACAGCGCGCTCTGGCACGCCGTGTTCGACGCGCACTCGTTCCGCGTCACGTGCGTCGAGGACGTGAACGGCGtgtcgctcggcggcgcgctcaagaACGTcgtggccttggcggccggcTTTGTCGACGGCCTGCGTCTCGGAGGCAACACCAAGGCGGCCATCCTCCGTATCGGCCTCAAGGAGATGACCGAGTTCTGCCTCGAGTTTTTCgagggcgcgcagcgcaacACGTTTTCCAACGAgagcgccggcgtcgcagACCTCATTACGACGTGCTACGGCGGCCGGAACCGCAAGTGCGCGGAAGAGTTTGTCAAGTCTGGCGCGTCGTTTGACGACATTGAGCGCCGCCTGCTCAACGGCCAGAAGCTCCAGGGTACCGCGACGGCAGAGGAGGTGCACGCCTTCCTCAAGGCGCACGGCCGCGTGGCCGCGTACCCCCTCTTCGAGCGCGTCTACCAGATCGCGTTCAACGGCATGCcgcccgcgcagctcgtcaaggGCTTGTAA
- the FUZ7 gene encoding Dual specificity protein kinase FUZ7: MSDRTPRASAAPTLHPFAAAGSSSASPSPTPSPSSSSRSGPFGMIKSSISRKKPANLDISRSIPKPSARGAAVVGPDSAGNPDCTGVTYIPEADRLRDEIARLQLSTPSSSSSYASGPESPPGLSPSAGTGTAAAAGGSASRDPGPPPPRPPRRQQASHSGADASSTLSHSTSVSTLDSTPSRKHTKDKHAGNGSKRKKDKNGEDLVKDEDLQILADLGSGNGGTVTKVWNKKRKCVMARKLILVDAKPSVRKQILRELQIMNDCNSPFIVSYYGCFPVDVHVGIVMEFMDIGSLDYIYRHTGPVPIDIVGKVAEAVLRGLVYLYDVHRIIHRDIKPSNILANTAGEIKICDFGVSGELINSIANTFVGTSTYMSPERIQGDDYTIKSDVWSLGISLVELAHGRFPFAEPPDGSGDEGDVYADDDGTPVEDKFDPDATLPASAQRPDLSAKRRNRRRGVSLGGGGTTMSILDLLQHIVNEAAPRLVDRNQRFPLTAVTFVDSCLDKAPQRRKSPQELLETDWIKDSTVTADDLKAWAQGVANQTKA, encoded by the exons aTGTCCGACCGGACGCCCCGTGCATCCGCGGCACCCACTCTGCACCCATTCGCCGCtgcgggctcgtcgtcggcgtcgccatcacctaccccgtcgccatcatcgtcatcaCGGTCGGGCCCCTTTGGCATGATCAAgtcgtccatctcgcgcAAAAAGCCTGCAAACCTAGACATTTCGCGCAGCATTCCAAAGCCATCGGCCAGAGGCGCAGCAGTCGTAGGCCCCGATTCGGCAGGAAACCCAGACTGCACAGGCGTCACCTACATCCCAGAGGCAGACCGGCTCCGCGACGAGATTGCCCGCTTGCAGCTCtcgacgccttcctcgtcgtcgtcgtacgcctCGGGACCAGAGTCGCCGCCCGgtctctcgccctcggcggggacggggacggctgcagcagcaggcggctcGGCATCGCGCGATCCTGGACCTcccccgccacgcccaccgcgACGCCAGCAGGCTTCGCACtcgggcgccgacgcgtcgtcgaccctGTCGCACTCTACGTCAGTGTCCACGCTCGACTCTACGCCCAGCCGTAAACACACAAAGGACAAGCACGCTGGTAATGGCAGCAAGAGGAAAAAGGACAAGAATGGCGAGGATctcgtcaaggacgaggacctgcagatcctcgccgacctgggtTCTGGCAACGGTGGCACCGTCACAAAGGTCTGGAACAAGAAGCGCAAGTGTGTCATGGCGAGAAAG CTCATTCttgtcgacgccaagcccTCTGTGCGCAAGCAGATTCTTCGCGAGCTCCAGATCATGAACGACTGCAACTCGCCATTCATTGTGTCATACTATGGCTGTTTCCCAGTCGACGTGCACGTCGGCATCGTCATGGAATTCATGGACATTGG CTCCCTCGACTACATCTACAGACATACCGGCCCCGTCCCCATTGACATTGTGGGCAAGGTTGCCGAGGCGGTGCTACGTGGCCTCGTTTACCTGTACGACGTCCATCGCATCATCCACCGTG ACATCAAGCCGTCCAACATTCTTGCCAACACGGCCGGCGAGATCAAGATCTGCGACTTTGGTGTCTCGGGCGAGCTGATCAACTCGATTGCCAACACATTTGTCGGCACCAGCACCTACATGAGC CCGGAACGCATCCAGGGCGATGACTACACGATCAAGTCGGACGTCTGGTCGCTGGGCATCTCGCTGGTCGAGCTTGCCCACGGGCGCTTCCCGTTTGCCGAGCCGCCTGATGGATCGGGCGACGAAGGGGACGtgtacgccgacgacgacgggacCCCTGTCGAGGACAAGTTTGACCCCGACGCTACGTTGCCTGCGTCTGCGCAGCGCCCAGACTTGAGCGCCAAGAGGCGAAACCGCCGGCGCGGTGTGAGCCTCGGCGGTGGAGGCACGACCATGTCgatcctcgacctcctccaaCACATTGTCAACGAGGCTGCGCCTCGTCTGGTCGACCGAAACCAGCGCTTCCCGCTCACGGCGGTCACGTTTGTCGACTCGTGCCTCGACAAGGccccgcagcggcgcaaGAGCCCGCAGGAGCTGCTTGAAACCGACTGGATCAAGGACTCGACCGTGACGgccgacgacctcaaggcgTGGGCGCAGGGCGTCGCGAACCAGACCAAGGCTTAA
- the PA3287 gene encoding Putative ankyrin repeat protein → MSGPPVAPAAATDATAHTRPTVDTLPPEAIALAGKLFDLARAGTTADLEQYIDAGIPANLTNQSGDTLLMLAAYHGHADTVKMLLGKGADPDALNAKGQSPIAGAVFKLHNDVVHTLLDGGADIHAGQPNALDCAKMFKRDDLLKLFEAKDK, encoded by the coding sequence ATGTCCGGCCCTCCCGTcgccccagccgcagccACCGACGCAACCGCGCACACCCGGCCCACGGTCGACACGCTCCCGCCCGAGgccatcgcgctcgcgggcaAGCTGTttgacctcgcgcgcgcgggcacgacggccgacctcgagcaaTACATCGACGCCGGCATCCCCGCCAACCTCACCAACCAGTCGGGCGACACGCTCCTCATGCTCGCCGCGTACCACGGCCACGCGGACACGGTCAAGatgctcctcggcaagggcgccgaCCCGGACGCACTCAACGCAAAGGGCCAGAGCCccatcgccggcgccgtcttcAAGCTACACAACGACGTCGTGCATACCCTCCtcgatggcggcgccgacatccACGCCGGCCAGCCCAACGCGCTCGACTGCGCTAAAATGttcaagcgcgacgacttGCTCAAGCTcttcgaggccaaggacaagTAA
- the SPAC521.02 gene encoding DNA-dependent metalloprotease WSS1, whose translation MHPLAPALTRAHSKINPVEANPNEYITFIRALPRFKDHADAEHILKAVAAQTKRIFRDRFMLVGTLEEAGYNRVFAGRNWNHGQSIELVLRRADGRFLPLKYIMGVMCHEMAHITHMNHGPEFQKLNAAIKRDVAELQAKGHYGDGFWSDGLRLSDRARLGAEGLKEDDFPEYICGVSAGDARKARGGRRAGRGPASSRAPGLVQGEASHRSGRQTDYNRKPARRTNVDMGEGGSRLDGLQAITKEERETRKAAVDRRAKRLQKQGLSLAKAKKLAAEEYDRANPWFKEGSSYGKRAKSKTAAELRAEAAERRLAALAGPPRNGGAGVKEDPDELDELDELEDEERDFKPDISDDDDDVILIEDPHLSIEDRKAELESEMTEAERDMLRGGWDEFVETAAATSASKRKSPPEADARANKKTAGSSSTLPHSRKSNSATATSFDHASIVRQARLQAVGLAATTSLHTSHRLGGAGTDEGHGSNPGRPIKQEITTEWHCAMCTFINGVGSRRCEMCDSLPADEE comes from the exons ATgcacccgctcgcgcccgcgctgacgcgcgctcaCAGCAAGATCAACCCCGTCGAGGCCAATCCAAACGAGTATATAACCTTTATCCGCGCGCTACCGCGGTTCAAGGACCATGCG gaCGCCGAACACAtcctcaaggccgtcgcggcgcagaCGAAGCGCATCTTCCGTGACCGCTTCATGCTAGTTGGCACCCTCGAGGAAGCAGGCTACAACCGTGTCTTTGCGGGCCGCAACTGGAACCACGGGCAGAGTATTGAGCTTGTCTTGCGGCGCGCGGACGGGCGGTTCCTGCCGTTGAAGTATATCATGGGGGTCATGTGCCATGAGATGGCGCACATCACT CACATGAACCACGGGCCAGAGTTCCAGAAG ctcAACGCTGCCATCAAGCGCGACGTGGCTGAGCTCCAGGCGAAGGGGCACTATGGCGACG GCTTCTGGTCGGACGGGCTGCGGCTAAGCGACCGCGCGCGTCTCGGGGCTGAAGGACTGA AGGAGGACGACTTTCCAGAGTACATTTGTGGTGTCAGCGCGGG CGACGCCCgcaaggcgcgcggcggtcgccgagctggccgcggcCCAGCGAGCTCCCGCGCCCCAGGCCTCGTGCAGGGCGAAGCGTCGCACCGCTCGGGCCGGCAGACAGACTACAATCGCAAGCCGGCACGGCGCACCAACGTCGAcatgggcgagggcgggagCCGGCTCGACGGGCTGCAGG CCATTAcgaaggaggagcgcgagacgCGCAAGGCGGCGGTTGATCGTCGTGCCAAGCGACTGCAGAAGCAGGGGCTGTCGCTTGCCAAGGCGAAGAAGCTCGCTGCGGAGGAGTATGATCGCGCGAACCCTTGGTTCAAGGAGGGCAGTTCGTATGGCAAGCG TGCCAAGTCCAAGACTGCGGCCGAGCTCCGGGCCGAGGCGGCTGAGCGTCGTCTGGCCGCCCTCgctgggccgccgcgcaacggcggtgctggcgtcAAGGAAGaccccgacgagctcgacgagctcgacgagctggaagACGAGGAGCGTGACTTCAAGCCCGAcatcagcgacgacgacgacgacgtcattCTCATCGAAGACCCGCACCTCTCTATCGAGGaccgcaaggccgagctcgagtctGAGATGACCGAGGCAGAGAGGGACATGCTTAGAGGCGGGTGGGACGAGTTTGTggagacggcggcagcgacgtcAGCGTCGAAACGCAAGAGTCCCCCGGAGGCCGATGCCCGTGCCAACAAGAAGACTgcgggcagctcgtcgactttgCCACACTCGCGCAAGTCcaactcggcgacggcgactaGCTTTGACCACGCGAGCATTGTCCGTCAAGCCCGCCTGCAGGCTGTGGGGCTCGCAGCAACGACGTCATTGCACACATCCCATCGCCTGGGTGGTGCAGGGACTGATGAGGGTCACGGCAGCAACCCTGGTCGTCCGATCAAGCAAGAGATAACGACCGAGTGGCACTGCGCAATGTGTACTTTTATAAACGGTGTGGGCAGCCGTCGCTGTG AAATGTGTGATTCGTTGCCCGCCGATGAGGAGTAG
- the pkcA gene encoding kinase C-like protein → MTRPALLLLLAIVIVVPPPNLPPSNPDIATLLQTIQSERRNLEGARAVMRAVQASSRNEAVIQQAQNEVRSAQVTIDFLEAELARLQLAASSAAAGPTPPPAAAGPSQHQQQQQQQYGYNGQLPAQYHSPRVDGPTAPLNINRADRERPLPPPPADDAQAPVRADKKTSQLDLLRYDAPLSGAKITRMLNQLNFKLQVEEQYKTGIEKMANAYRAEGDRRLRNETDAKRIESDGKIQLLRVAKKRYEKLAKFGSAVEEDEDLIPDSKRKEALRKPISGELVISLRGARELNHRPLPRRSSKAYSETYVVIKVEGTERAVSNLSRNDRWLEDFRIPVEKANEVEITIYDTVAPGDTAPIGMLWLRVSDLLEALRRQKVAAAEGAGEGWVTADKAASMGTRQGSAPDSATLHQTGMHRPQGGQAGEQKSEGIDGWWSVEPAGAISLRLDFVKDSAAGGRRPYEALGRQGAVRKRKGDVHEMNGHKFVQRQFYQPIKCALCEEFLLTGEGYQCEDCRYACHKKCYPKVVTKCVSKSDMDGEGDEEKINHRIPHRFQAYTNMSANWCCHCGYMLPFGRKNSVKCTECDITCHQTCSRLVPDFCGMTMEMANTLLKNLRDIKTTQGTKPPKTTYNTHTHQPSITYTPPKQEVTPPARPPPPPDAFGDPRPAPQGPPQLPTSQSYNNYASIQPPSSPSRPPRPSSDTQQQQQQVQHRLSFDGRDQQRPNLEINTNPPRVTTSPQPPPQQPQQPPQQPQLQQQYQPPTQQQRPQPAAGGYKPPTSMPGLTQTPTTQTATAPGRPAPPAAQIAPWAAAA, encoded by the exons ATGACCAGGCcggcactgctgctgctgctggccattGTCAttgtcgtt ccaccacccaacCTCCCGCCGTCCAATCCGGACATTGCGACGCTCCTCCAGACGATCCAGTCGGAGCGCCGCAacctcgagggcgcgcgcgccgtcatgCGCGCCGTGCAGGCGTCGAGCCGCAACGAGGCCGTCATCCAGCAGGCGCAGAACGAggtgcgctcggcgcaggtGACGATTGAtttcctcgaggccgagctcgcgcggtTGCAGCTtgctgcgtcgtcggcggcggcagggccaacgccgccgccagctgcggcggggccatcgcagcaccagcagcaacagcagcagcagtacggATACAATGGCCAGCTGCCGGCGCAGTACCACTCGCCGCGGGTCGACGGCCCCACGGCGCCGCTCAACATCAACCGCGCGGACCGGGAGCGGCCGCTgccccccccgcccgcggACGACGCGCAGGCCCCCGTCAGGGCCGACAAGAAGACGTcgcagctcgacctgctccgCTACGATGCCCCGCTGAGCGGCGCAAAGATCACGCGCATGCTCAACCAGCTCAACTTCAAGctccaggtcgaggagcagtACAAGACGGGCATTGAAAAGATGGCCAATGCGTACCGTGCCGAAGGGGACCGGCGCCTGCGCAACGAAACAGACGCCAAGCGTATCGAGTCGGACGGCAAGATTCAGCTGCTTCGCGTCGCCAAGAAGCGCTACGAGAAGCTCGCCAAGTTTGGCTCtgctgtcgaggaggacgagg ACCTCATTCCTGATtccaagcgcaaggaggccCTCCGCAAGCCCATCTCGGGTGAACTGGTGATCAGCCTGAGAGGCGCCCGCGAGCTCAACCACCGCCCCCTGCCACGCCGGTCGTCCAAGGCATACAGCGAGACGTATGTGGTCATCAAGGTCGAGGGTACCGAGCGCGCAGTGTCCAACCTGTCGCGCAACGACCGGTGGCTCGAGGACTTTAGAATTCCAGTCGAGAAGGCcaacgaggtcgagatcACCATCTACGACACGGTCGCGCCTGGTGACACGGCGCCGATCGGCATGCTCTGGCTCCGCGTGTCggacctgctcgaggcgctccgTCGTCAAAAGGTCGCGGCCGCAgagggcgccggcgagggctgggtcactgccgacaaggccgcctCGATGGGTACTAGACAGGGCAGCGCCCCGGACTCGGCGACCCTCCACCAGACGGGCATGCACAGGCCGCAGGGCGGCCAGGCTGGCGAGCAGAAGAGCGAGGGGATTGATGGCTGGTGGTCGGTCGAGCCGGCGGGTGCCATctcgctccgcctcgacttTG TCAAGGAcagcgccgctggcggccgccgcccgtaCGAAGCCCTCGGCCGTCAGGGTGCCgtgcgcaagcgcaagggcgaCGTGCACGAGATGAACGGCCACAAGTTTGTCCAGCGCCAGTTTTACCAGCCCATCAAGTGTGCCCTCTGCGAGGAGTTCCTCCTCACCGGCGAAGGATACCAGTGCGAAGACTGTCGCTATGCCTGCCACAAAAAGTGTTACCCCAAGGTGGTCACAAAGTGTGTCTCAAAGTCGGACatggacggcgagggcgacgaggagaagatcAACCACCGTATCCCTCACCGCTTCCAGGCCTACACCAACATGTCGGCAAACTGGTGCTGCCACTGTGGTTACATGCTGCCGTTTGGACGCAAAAACTCGGTCAAGTGCACAGAGTGCGACATTACCTGCCACCAGACATGTTCGCGTCTGGTTCCAGACTTTTGTGGCATGACCATGGAGATGGCAAACACGCTCCTCAAGAACCTGCGCGACATCAAGACGACGCAGGGAACAAAGCCTCCCAAGACCACCTACAACACGCACACACATCAGCCTTCCATCACGTACACGCCGCCCAAGCAGGAggtgacgccgccggctcggccgccaccaccgcccgaTGCCTTTGGCGACCCCCGACCTGCACCCCAGGGACCCCCTCAGCTGCCAACTTCGCAGTCGTACAACAACTATGCTTCGATCCAGCCGCCATCGTCCCCGTCCAgaccgccgcgcccatcatccgacacgcagcagcagcagcagcaagtcCAGCACCGCCTCAGCTTTGATGGCCGGGACCAGCAGCGCCCTAACCTCGAGATCAACACGAAT CCCCCGCGGGTCACAACATCGCCGCAGCCTCCCCCCcagcagcctcagcagcCGCCTCAACAGccgcagctgcagcagcagtaccaGCCCCCtacccagcagcagcgccctCAACCCGCTGCCGGTGGCTACAAGCCCCCGACGTCGATGCCCGGCCTCACGCAGACCCCCACGACCCagacggcaacggcgcctggccgcccggctcctcccgccgcccag